The Fusobacterium sp. IOR10 region ATAGAAGGTAATATTAGAAAAGTATACTATAGTGGATGGAATAAGATTGTTAACCAAGAAATAAATTTTGAAAAAAGAGTAAAAAGACCACCTGATAATTTAATCAATACTATGATATCATTTATTAATTCTTTAATATATACAACATGTTTAGCTGAAATATATAAAACTCAGCTGAATCCAACTATAAGTTATTTACATGTTCCAGGGGAAAGAAGATTTTCTTTATGTTTAGATTTATCTGAAATTTTTAAACCTATTCTTGGAGATAGATTGATATTTTCTCTTTTAAATAAAAACATTATAACTGAAAAGGATTTTGAAAAAGATTCTAATTATTATTATATGAAGGATAAGGGAAGGAAAAAAGTTCTTCAAGCATATGATGAGAGATTGAAGATGACAATAAAACATAAAACATTAAATAGAAATGTGAGCTATAGACATTTAATAAAATTAGAATGCTATAAATTAATTAAACATTTGATGGAAGATCAAGAATATATTCCTTTTGAGATGTGGTGGTAATTATGTATATAATATTAGTTTATGATATAAGATTAGATAAAAACGGAGCAAAAGTTTTGAGAAATGTTTTTAAAATATGTAAAAAATATCTTACTCATATTCAAAATTCAACTTTTGAGGGAGAACTAACAAGGCCTCTATTTGAAAAATTAAAACTTGAATTGAAAGAATATATAAGAGAAGATATGGATTCACTTTTAGTTTTTGAAAGTAGAAATGAAAGATTTTTAAAAAAACATTTTTGGGGGATGAAGGACGATAAAACTTCTAATTTCTTTTAATTTTAAAAACTGTCGACCTCTGATGATGTAAAAACACCTGTAGATCGACAGTTCCTTATAAAGTTAACAAAATAAATAATTTATAGAAAAATAGCAAGAATAAATAAGGAGAACTTATAGCAAAAATCATAAAAATTTAGGGGGTCGACAGAAACAGGGTTCTTATGCTATAATTTTAATAAGGTTATAAGGGTACCTATTTTAATCTAACCAATGTGGAATGATGCTTATTTTCAATAGCAGCTTCAATAACTAAATCGCAATATTTTAATCTAACCAATGTGGAATGATGCTATCTGTAACTAGATACAAAGAATAATCTATATCCTTTTTATTTTAATCTAACCAATGTGGAATGATGCTTAAGAAGCTATTATTGTTAATATTCCAGCTATTCTAGTATTTTAATCTAACCAATGTGGAATGATGCTTACGGAATACATATATTCCTCGTCTATTGTTTCCAAAAATTTTAATCTAACCAATGTGGAATGATGCTTTTTTTCTTGGTCAGCTTTAGTTTTTGGTTCAACTGCAAATTTTAATCTAACCAATGTGGAATGATGCTACTCTTTTGTATTTTACTGATTGAGTAAATATAGGAAATTTTAATCTAACCAATGTGGAATGATGCTTCAAAACATTATACCTCATATAATTTTAAAATTCAAATTTTAATCTAACCAATGTGGAATGATGAAACAGGAACAGTTTTTCTAAATGCTGGCGATACTTATATTTTAATCTAACCAATGTGGAATGATGAACTTGTATTTTACCCCTTCGCGTTCTTCTGTGTTTAGGATTTTAATCTAACCAATGTGGAATGATGTGTTCTTTTGGAATTATTATCCCTTTTGATGTTCCTACATTTTAATCTAACCAATGTGGAATGATGTGGTACAGTAGAGGGAATATTATATATACTCTCTCTTTAATTTTAATCTAACCAATGTGGAATGATGTGCATGTTCAGGTCTAGGCTTTATTTTAGCTGCTCCTGAATTTTAATCTAACCAATGTGGAATGATGTGCAATTTGATATTCAAGCATCACAAACAGATCCTGATGCAATTTTAATCTAACCAATGTGGAATGATGTGAAATGTATGAGCATATTAAAAAAGTAGAAAGAGAATTTTAATCTAACCAATGTGGAATGATGTACGAGAGGTAACTGAATGTCTAACTAAATATATTGTAATTTTAATCTAACCAATGTGGAATGTAAATAAGAATTGAAATTGAATCTTTAAATAAAAAAATAATTTTAATCTAACCAATGTGGAATGTAAATATCTTTTAAAAAATCTTCAAAAGCCATTATATCGCTATTTTAATCTAACCAATGTGGAATGTAAATTCCAAAGCCACATGTTCAGGTCTAGGCTTTATTTTAGATTTTAATCTAACCAATGTGGAATGTAAATGTTAGAAATGCAACAGCAGGTTGAGAAAGCTGGAATTTTAATCTAACCAATGTGGAATGTAAATATGTTATGCAAAAAAAGGCTACACTTTGGGGAGAAGAAATTTTAATCTAACCAATGTGGAATGTAAATATCATTGTTTTTATGTATGATTTAGTGACTGTTTTTATTTTAATCTAACCAATGTGGAATGTAAATAGAGATAATATTAAATGTAAGAGATATCGAGATTAGATTTTAATCTAACCAATGTGGAATGTAAATTTTAAATTCAGAGTACAAATAGTAAAAAATGAAGAGGGATTTTAATCTAACCAATGTGGAATGTAAATATCGAACAAGTTTTAAAGAATGTCTTGGAAGACAGAATTTTAATCTAACCAATGTGGAATGTAAATTCGTTCTATGGAAATATTTTTCTGCATCTTCTTTTCATTTTAATCTAACCAATGTGGAATGTAAATGTGTCACTACTTTCTGCATCAAATGTCACTACTTCAATTTTAATCTAACCAATGTGGAATGTAAATAGAGTTTTAGATTGATACACTAGAAAGCTCCTTGTGATTTTAATCTAACCAATGTGGAATGTAAATAG contains the following coding sequences:
- the cas1b gene encoding type I-B CRISPR-associated endonuclease Cas1b yields the protein MSETYYLFSNGRLKRKDNVLRLTTPEGQYKDMKIEVTNEIYIFGEVDLNTKCLNYVGQLGIKLHFFNYYGFYTGSFYPKERAVSGRLLVKQVNHYEDLSKRLLIAKKIIGGASFNIKRNLGYYNSRGKDLEEEILRIKRLRIEIDKCKDVMELMGIEGNIRKVYYSGWNKIVNQEINFEKRVKRPPDNLINTMISFINSLIYTTCLAEIYKTQLNPTISYLHVPGERRFSLCLDLSEIFKPILGDRLIFSLLNKNIITEKDFEKDSNYYYMKDKGRKKVLQAYDERLKMTIKHKTLNRNVSYRHLIKLECYKLIKHLMEDQEYIPFEMWW
- the cas2 gene encoding CRISPR-associated endonuclease Cas2, with product MYIILVYDIRLDKNGAKVLRNVFKICKKYLTHIQNSTFEGELTRPLFEKLKLELKEYIREDMDSLLVFESRNERFLKKHFWGMKDDKTSNFF